In Silene latifolia isolate original U9 population chromosome 6, ASM4854445v1, whole genome shotgun sequence, the genomic window AAGGTTTAATGATGTGTCTTATTGGGACTTGTGATTAATAGGAGAAAGGTTCAGATGAAGTTGTTCTCAAGGCAATGGGTAGAGCAATCAATAAAACTGTCATGATTGCCGAGTTAATCAAGGTAGATCAATGTTCTTGTTTTTGAGTCGCGTTCATATTTGTTAGGGTTTCCATTTTCAATGGAGACAAAGACTCGTCACATGGTGGACTAAAGTACAATAGATGTGTAGCGTTAGCAGTCAGACAATGTGATTCTCGACACAATTTTCATTATGCGCTTTCAAGACATGAACCACTTTCGAGACATAGGCAAACATGTTGTTGCTTGATCTATTTATTTATAACTCTTTGGTTGCCATTTGATATCAGAGGAGGATTATTGGTCTCCACCAGGATACATCTATTGGATCAACTGACATAACCGACACATGGGAGCCTCTAGAAGAAGGCCTTCTTCCGTATGACACAGTAAACCTTTTATTGTCCTGAATTCTAGCTCAGTAGCGCCTTCTCTATTGTGATTATTGTGACGGgaattttttcttttctttgttgCAGCCTTGAAACTACACGCCACGTCTCTATGATCACAATTACTTTGTCAAAGAAAGAGCTCAACACATCCTCTACAGGGTAAAATTGTCATTCTTGTTCTCTATGGGATGGTCTTTTTCCCCTTTGTTATTTGTATTGCACTGCCATTAAGGTTGGCGGCTCTATTGGCTGAGTCGCGGACTATCAGTGGCACTGAGCCACTGACTGCCCTCACTTACCTTATAAAtagctgatttttttttttatatagctGCTATCTTGTTCTGTGAAAATACAAGCATTATAGCAAATGCACCGCGATGGGCTATATCCATTCTGATAAATATTTTCATTAACTGATCAGAATGGGCTATATAATACGTCGAACTGATGAAAATTTGGCAGATGAGTTGTGGTTGTCTAAGCGTTTTTTGTGTTTGAAGGCATGGTATTTTTTGGAGTTGACTCGTAAATTGGTTGTAAGATACTCTGATTAATGAACAGATTCTTTGATTTCATATCAATTTGTTTTAGCATAACTGCTGCCGTGTTATTAAGATGATATGGTGACGGTGGTAAATGTATGTGATACAAATTTGGAGACCTGGGTTAATTTTATTAACTATGGATCTACTGGTACCATATCTTTGGTCCCTCCCCAGTACGGCAGTACCTTCCCCTCTTGTGGATCATGATTTGAGTAGAGAGAAGTTCAAGCAATGCCCTGGCTATAATTGAAATGGTTGCACTAAACGGAGATTCAACGTATCTTTAAGATATGAGTAGAGTAAATGGTGAAAGATGGTGTGAATCTTTAAATCTCCAAACAGTCTTATCCTGATTGACACTAATTATGCGTGTCTTTCCTGTTTTCCCGAAAATCTATGCCAAAGCTCTTAGCTGAACTCCACTTGTTGGCTACTGTGACCCAAAACAGTGCTTGTTTGCATTCTTGGATGAGATCTGTAGTTGAAAACCTTTGCTAAAGGACctttcattttactttattttgtaggTATCAACCTCCTATCCCGGAAGATCAAGTCAGGCCATTGATTGATTTCGAGGACGAAGGAGGTAAATTATATTGTTCCATAGGCCTTTCGGATGTGTTTTGGGGAGTTTTGAGCGAGTTAGATTTCCACCTAAAAAAAATATGGGATTATACATTGCGCTTCATTTTACTTTGCATTTGTTTCTCCTATTTCTCTTATAATAACTTGATTAAACAAAAATTTGATGGGATTATTGTTTCTTCTCATGCAGAAGGCTCACCCAACACAAGGGGCAGAGGGCGTGGTGGTCGAGGTAGGGGCAGAGGCATAGGCATAGGCATAGGTATTACAACCTCCATTATATtgcaaatttgtttttttttttttttttttttttgggggaggGGACAGTCTACGAGTCGCTGATGTTAGTCTCATTTTAGACATTTTTATCAATTCTTGGGCAAAATGCATTCAGTTCCGAATCTATTTCACTTCCCTATTCTTTACATAAACTTCCTGGTGTCATTGCATAGGGTTTTACCATTTGTAATTTTATGACTTTTAAAATGGGAAATTGCTGCTGTGCACAGGAAATTATGATGGACCAGCAGATTATAATGGAGGTGGTTTCCAAGGTGGCCGCGGTGGATATGGTGGCAGAGGCCGAGGTCGTGGTAGAGGTGGGAACTTTAGGGGGAGAGGAAGAGGTTATGGTGGTCAGGGGTCCGGTGGTTATTATGACTATGGTGGAGAAGTAGAAGTGCCAATGGCCCAGGGACGTGGTAAGCTCAAAGTGAAATTTAGTAGTCTGTGTTCTGACATGTTTACAAATTTAGACACTTGGCTGACAAAATTAGTGCTTCAGCCTTCAGGAATGTAGTTTCATTGCTCAGGCTATTATAACTCAAGAATGTAGGTTCAATGCTTAGCCTGACTGAATCTACCTTTTATCCTCTTCTTTTCTATAATTTGCAACGTTCGGTTTATTTACATTCGAGGCAGGTCGAACCATAAGGGTAATAAAGCACTTCCAACTGAGTTGT contains:
- the LOC141586842 gene encoding uncharacterized protein LOC141586842; amino-acid sequence: MDRYQRVEKAKTETTAINENEIRITAQGRMRNYITYASNLLQEKGSDEVVLKAMGRAINKTVMIAELIKRRIIGLHQDTSIGSTDITDTWEPLEEGLLPLETTRHVSMITITLSKKELNTSSTGYQPPIPEDQVRPLIDFEDEGEGSPNTRGRGRGGRGRGRGIGIGIGNYDGPADYNGGGFQGGRGGYGGRGRGRGRGGNFRGRGRGYGGQGSGGYYDYGGEVEVPMAQGRGRGRGRGRGRGFGGGGGGGRGRGFRADGVSQGAAT